The proteins below are encoded in one region of Planifilum fimeticola:
- a CDS encoding Gfo/Idh/MocA family protein gives MASIKIGMIGLDTSHCTAFARLLNDPDEEFHVPGGRVTVAYPGGSPDFELSRSRVEGITEELREHYGVRMVSSPEEVAEQSDAILLTAVDGRVHPELLRRIAPCRKPVFIDKPFAVSFRDAREMVRIAETHRTPLMSASSLRYAEPLVAALEEMDEPYGCDCFGPMAIEPTQPGLFWYGIHGVEMLYAALGTGCVRVRAVSHPRQDVVVGEWADGRIGTYRGNREGNASFGALIHGRRKSVFADVTRSRKPYYAGLLEQVMSMFRSSSPPLDIRETLEIIRFIEAANESRVTGKAVELDRQHEV, from the coding sequence ATGGCGTCGATAAAAATCGGGATGATCGGTTTGGACACCTCCCATTGCACGGCCTTTGCCCGGCTGTTGAATGATCCGGATGAGGAATTTCACGTGCCGGGGGGAAGGGTGACCGTCGCCTATCCCGGCGGGTCCCCCGATTTTGAGCTGAGTCGGTCCCGGGTGGAGGGGATCACTGAGGAGCTGCGGGAACATTACGGTGTCCGCATGGTTTCCTCCCCGGAAGAGGTGGCGGAACAGTCCGATGCCATTCTCCTGACGGCTGTCGACGGGCGCGTCCATCCGGAGTTGCTCAGGCGGATCGCCCCCTGCAGGAAACCGGTTTTTATCGACAAGCCCTTCGCCGTCAGTTTCCGGGATGCCCGGGAGATGGTCCGCATCGCGGAGACGCATCGGACTCCCCTGATGAGCGCCTCCTCTCTCCGGTACGCGGAACCCCTGGTGGCGGCCCTGGAGGAAATGGATGAGCCGTACGGGTGCGATTGTTTCGGGCCGATGGCGATCGAGCCGACCCAGCCCGGCCTGTTCTGGTACGGGATTCACGGGGTGGAGATGTTATACGCGGCGTTGGGGACCGGATGCGTCCGGGTGAGGGCCGTATCCCATCCCCGGCAGGATGTGGTGGTCGGGGAATGGGCGGACGGCCGGATCGGGACGTACCGGGGAAACCGGGAGGGCAATGCCTCCTTCGGAGCGCTGATTCACGGCAGGAGGAAATCCGTGTTCGCGGATGTGACCCGGAGCCGCAAACCCTATTACGCCGGTTTGTTGGAGCAGGTAATGTCGATGTTCCGTTCGAGTTCGCCGCCGCTGGATATACGGGAGACGCTGGAGATCATTCGTTTCATCGAGGCGGCCAATGAAAGCAGGGTCACGGGGAAAGCGGTGGAGTTGGATCGCCAGCACGAGGTGTGA
- a CDS encoding DegT/DnrJ/EryC1/StrS family aminotransferase, whose protein sequence is MREEELAIHGGPRVKTDAFGTGKRFGAEEAKELLEALEQNTLFYHSGTKVKTFLKRFNELYGVRYSVAVSSGTAAIHVALGAAGVTVGDEVITSPITDQGTLIGILYQNAIPVFADLDPRTYNLDPASVEKRITSRTKAILVVHLAGNPADMDGIMEVARRHRLKVIEDCAQSWLTRHRGKLAGTFGDYGCFSTNDFKHISTGDGGIVTVNSGDEEDFQRVHAFADKNYRRFSDEVMRDPECLAPNYRMTELQGAVGIAQLKKLSWICGKRHAYGEQITEGIRDLPGVLPPKVPEGGWSSYWFYMFRLDESQLSCTRDQFTLALREEGIPASPGYIPRVLYRQKMFRERRAYPDSDFPFSLSDVSYEPGLCPVAERILETAIRLPVSEFFTEKDIDDMIRAIRKVAHYYAKK, encoded by the coding sequence GTGCGGGAAGAGGAGCTGGCCATCCATGGGGGGCCGAGGGTGAAGACGGACGCCTTCGGAACGGGAAAGCGGTTCGGCGCGGAGGAGGCGAAGGAACTGCTGGAGGCCTTGGAACAAAACACGCTGTTTTATCACTCCGGGACGAAGGTGAAGACCTTTTTGAAGCGCTTTAACGAACTGTACGGCGTTCGATACAGCGTGGCCGTTTCCTCCGGAACGGCGGCGATCCACGTCGCCCTGGGGGCGGCGGGGGTGACGGTGGGGGACGAGGTGATCACCAGTCCGATCACCGATCAGGGGACGCTGATTGGCATTTTGTACCAGAACGCGATTCCGGTGTTTGCCGACCTGGATCCCCGTACCTACAACCTGGACCCGGCCTCGGTGGAGAAGCGGATCACTTCCCGGACCAAGGCCATCCTGGTCGTCCATCTGGCGGGCAATCCCGCCGACATGGACGGGATCATGGAGGTCGCCCGGCGGCACCGTCTCAAGGTGATCGAGGATTGCGCCCAGAGCTGGCTGACCCGCCACCGGGGAAAACTGGCGGGCACCTTCGGCGATTACGGATGTTTCAGCACCAACGATTTCAAGCATATCAGCACCGGGGACGGGGGAATCGTCACCGTCAATTCCGGGGATGAAGAGGATTTTCAGCGGGTGCACGCCTTCGCCGACAAGAATTACCGGCGCTTTTCGGATGAGGTGATGCGGGATCCGGAATGCCTGGCCCCCAATTACCGGATGACGGAGCTTCAGGGGGCCGTCGGCATCGCCCAGCTGAAGAAGTTGTCCTGGATCTGCGGAAAGCGCCATGCCTACGGCGAGCAGATCACCGAGGGCATCCGGGATTTGCCGGGCGTCCTTCCGCCGAAAGTGCCCGAGGGAGGCTGGTCTTCCTATTGGTTTTACATGTTCCGGTTGGATGAATCGCAGCTGTCCTGCACGCGGGATCAGTTCACCCTCGCCCTCCGGGAGGAGGGGATCCCGGCGAGCCCCGGTTACATTCCCCGGGTGCTCTACCGGCAGAAGATGTTTCGGGAGAGACGGGCCTATCCCGACAGCGATTTCCCTTTTTCCCTGTCGGACGTCTCCTATGAACCGGGACTCTGCCCCGTCGCCGAGCGGATTTTGGAGACGGCGATCCGCCTGCCCGTGAGCGAATTTTTCACGGAAAAGGACATCGACGACATGATCCGTGCGATCCGGAAAGTGGCGCATTATTACGCCAAGAAGTGA